One genomic window of Plasmodium coatneyi strain Hackeri chromosome 12, complete sequence includes the following:
- a CDS encoding 60S ribosomal protein L13: MVSHNNVLPNVHLHKWWQRYVRVNFSKNIKKKKRRLLREKKRKANGGTPIEKLHPIVQCPTQRYNFRSRLGRGFTLEELKGAKLNPLAAQSIGICVDKRRKNRCEETLKKNIERLEKYKKCLVMIPLKKNKTKNGIGGIPADASKEVVKELRKKKQLRSIFKKERNTKPFYESMDVSKIDKSYLAYKTLRRAKLTERRKNKQQQKKDLKRKSKDN; encoded by the exons ATGGTGTCACACAACAACGTATTGCCAAATGTTCACCTGCACAAATGGTGGCAAAGATATGTAAGAGTAAATTTCAGtaagaacataaaaaagaaaaaaagaagattgttaagagaaaagaaaagaaaggcaAATGGAGGAACCCCCATTGAAAAATTGCACCCCATAGTGCAGTGCCCAACTCAGAGGTACAATTTCAGATCCAGACTTGGAAGAGGTTTCACCCTTGAGGAGCTGAAG GGAGCCAAGTTAAATCCCCTTGCAGCCCAGAGCATAGGAATCTGTGTTgacaaaaggagaaaaaatagatgCGAAgaaacattaaaaaaaaatatcgaGCGATtggagaaatataaaaaatgcctAGTTATGATCCCcttgaagaagaacaaaactAAAAACGGCATTGGAGGAATACCAGCGGACGCCAGCAAAGAAGTCGTTAAGGaattaagaaagaagaaacaattaCGTAGTATATtcaagaaggaaagaaacacCAAGCCGTTCTATGAATCCATGGACGTGTCCAAGATAGACAAATCTTACTTGGCATATAAAACATTACGTAGAGCTAAACTAAccgaaagaagaaagaacaaacaaCAGCAGAAAAAAGACCTAAAGAGAAAGTCCAAGGATAATTGA